The Candidatus Pantoea soli genome window below encodes:
- a CDS encoding MarC family NAAT transporter, with amino-acid sequence MLELIKAVGLGLVVILPLANPLTTVALFLGLAGDMNFAERNRQAFQASLYVFLIMMVAWYAGNAVLHTFGISIPGLRMAGGLIVAFIGFRMLFPAKPVGHSVEARHKQDELDANDDPQETVNIAFVPLAMPSTAGPGTIAMIISSASTVKAGVDFPAWVVTVAPVLTFLVVAVILWISLRSSGAIMKLVGKGGIEAISRLMGFLLVCMGVQFVINGVLEVVHTFH; translated from the coding sequence ATGCTGGAACTGATAAAAGCTGTCGGGCTGGGACTGGTGGTGATCCTGCCGCTGGCGAACCCGCTGACGACCGTGGCGCTGTTTCTCGGTCTGGCGGGCGACATGAATTTTGCGGAACGTAACCGCCAGGCGTTTCAGGCCTCGCTCTACGTTTTCCTGATTATGATGGTGGCGTGGTACGCCGGTAACGCGGTGCTGCACACCTTTGGTATCTCGATTCCCGGCCTGCGCATGGCGGGCGGGCTGATTGTGGCGTTTATCGGCTTTCGCATGCTGTTTCCGGCGAAACCGGTGGGCCATTCGGTGGAAGCGCGCCACAAGCAGGATGAACTGGACGCGAACGACGACCCGCAGGAGACAGTCAACATCGCCTTTGTGCCGCTGGCGATGCCCAGCACCGCCGGGCCGGGCACCATTGCGATGATCATCAGTTCCGCCTCAACGGTTAAAGCCGGCGTCGATTTTCCGGCGTGGGTGGTAACGGTAGCGCCGGTGCTGACGTTCCTGGTGGTGGCGGTGATTTTGTGGATCTCCCTGCGCAGCTCCGGTGCCATCATGAAGCTGGTGGGCAAAGGCGGCATCGAGGCGATTTCCCGCCTGATGGGGTTTCTGCTGGTGTGCATGGGCGTGCAGTTTGTGATTAACGGCGTGCTGGAAGTGGTGCATACCTTCCACTGA
- the lptG gene encoding LPS export ABC transporter permease LptG: protein MFKVLDRYIGKTIFNTIMMTLFMLVSLSGIIKFVDQLRKTGQGAYTALDAGYYTLLSVPKDIEIFFPMAALLGALLGLGTLAQRSELVVMQASGFTRLQVALAVMKTAIPLVLLTMAVGEFVAPQGEQMARNFRAQQLYGGSLVSTQNGLWAKDGNDFIYIEHIKGDNEIDGVSIYRFNDQRRLLSVRYAATATWNKDQKVWKLSQVDESDLNDPKQITGSQSLGGEWKTNLTPDKLGVVALDPDALSISGLYNYSKYLKQSGQESGRYQLNMWSKIFQPLSVAVMMLMALSFIFGPLRSVSMGVRVVTGISFGFLFYVLDQIFGPLSLVYGLPPVLGAILPSGAFFAISLYLLLKRR from the coding sequence ATGTTTAAGGTACTTGACCGCTACATCGGTAAAACCATCTTTAACACCATCATGATGACGCTGTTCATGCTGGTGTCGCTCTCCGGCATCATCAAGTTTGTTGATCAGCTGCGTAAAACCGGGCAGGGCGCCTATACCGCGCTGGACGCGGGCTACTACACCCTGCTCAGCGTGCCGAAAGACATTGAGATCTTCTTCCCGATGGCGGCCCTGCTGGGGGCGCTGCTGGGCCTGGGCACGCTGGCCCAGCGCAGCGAACTGGTAGTGATGCAGGCTTCCGGCTTTACCCGTTTGCAGGTGGCGCTGGCCGTGATGAAAACCGCCATTCCGCTGGTGCTGCTGACCATGGCAGTGGGGGAATTCGTGGCGCCGCAGGGTGAGCAGATGGCGCGTAATTTCCGTGCGCAGCAGCTGTATGGCGGTTCACTGGTGTCCACGCAGAACGGGCTGTGGGCCAAAGACGGCAACGATTTTATCTACATTGAGCACATCAAAGGGGATAACGAAATCGACGGCGTCAGCATCTATCGCTTTAACGATCAGCGCCGTCTGCTGAGCGTGCGCTACGCGGCCACCGCTACCTGGAATAAAGATCAGAAGGTGTGGAAGCTCTCGCAGGTGGATGAATCTGACCTGAACGATCCAAAGCAGATCACCGGCTCACAAAGCCTCGGCGGCGAATGGAAAACCAACCTGACGCCGGACAAGCTGGGTGTGGTGGCGCTGGATCCGGACGCGCTGTCGATCAGCGGTCTCTACAACTACAGCAAATACCTGAAGCAGAGCGGCCAGGAATCGGGCCGTTATCAGCTGAACATGTGGAGCAAAATCTTCCAGCCGCTCTCCGTGGCGGTGATGATGCTGATGGCGCTGTCGTTTATCTTCGGCCCGCTGCGCAGCGTGTCGATGGGCGTGCGCGTGGTCACCGGCATCAGCTTCGGCTTCCTGTTTTACGTCCTCGATCAGATCTTCGGTCCGCTCAGCCTGGTGTACGGCCTGCCGCCGGTGCTGGGTGCGATCCTGCCGAGCGGCGCGTTCTTTGCAATCAGCCTCTATCTGCTGCTGAAGCGCCGCTAA
- a CDS encoding c-type cytochrome yields the protein MKIKSLFIAHALLLGALAGSAQAADDAALIKQGEYLSRLGDCMACHTVPGKADYAGGLAIESSLGTIYSTNITPDKQHGIGNYSEQQFSDAVRKGVRADGSRLYPAMPYPDYAKTSDADMHALYLYFMKGVQPVSEPSAETKLSFPFSQRWGMRFWNWAFTSDKPFQPIGGASAEVNRGAYIVESLGHCGSCHTPRGLGMNEKALDSRDDQFLAGGSLNQWEVPSLRGLPRWSEQEIVDYLQTGRNDKAAVGGEMTSVVEHSSSHMTDADLQAIAAYLKFLGGNPPLQAYDVQAQQKTAAKLTAAKNLTEGERLYLDNCGACHFVSGKGAPGVFPALDQATLVNASDPSGLIHTILAGAQQPSTAKAPSMLAMPPFAQRLSDEEVAQLATFIRQGWSNQATAVTPDEVAKVRKKLH from the coding sequence ATGAAAATAAAATCATTGTTCATCGCGCACGCGCTACTGCTGGGTGCGCTTGCCGGTTCAGCGCAGGCGGCAGATGACGCCGCGCTGATCAAACAGGGCGAGTATCTGTCGCGCCTCGGTGACTGCATGGCATGCCATACGGTCCCCGGGAAAGCCGATTACGCCGGCGGTCTGGCGATTGAGTCCAGCCTTGGCACCATTTACTCCACCAATATCACGCCGGACAAACAGCACGGCATTGGCAACTACAGCGAGCAGCAGTTCTCCGATGCGGTGCGCAAAGGCGTGCGCGCGGACGGCTCGCGCCTGTACCCGGCGATGCCATACCCGGATTACGCCAAAACCAGCGATGCCGATATGCACGCGCTGTACCTTTACTTTATGAAAGGCGTGCAGCCGGTCAGCGAGCCGTCAGCGGAGACAAAGCTAAGCTTCCCGTTCAGCCAGCGCTGGGGAATGCGCTTCTGGAACTGGGCCTTTACGTCTGACAAGCCGTTCCAGCCGATTGGCGGGGCTTCGGCAGAGGTCAATCGCGGTGCTTACATCGTAGAGAGTCTGGGCCACTGCGGCAGCTGTCATACGCCGCGCGGACTGGGCATGAACGAGAAGGCGCTGGACAGCCGCGACGATCAATTCCTGGCGGGTGGCAGCCTGAACCAGTGGGAGGTGCCGTCGCTGCGCGGGCTGCCGCGCTGGAGCGAGCAGGAGATCGTGGATTACCTGCAAACCGGGCGTAACGATAAAGCCGCGGTAGGCGGTGAGATGACCTCAGTGGTCGAGCACTCCAGCTCGCACATGACCGATGCCGATCTGCAGGCCATTGCTGCCTACCTGAAGTTCCTCGGTGGCAATCCGCCGCTGCAGGCCTACGACGTGCAGGCGCAGCAGAAGACCGCCGCGAAGCTGACGGCGGCGAAGAACCTGACAGAAGGCGAGCGGCTGTATCTGGATAACTGCGGTGCCTGCCACTTTGTTAGCGGCAAAGGCGCACCGGGCGTCTTTCCGGCGCTGGATCAGGCCACGCTGGTAAACGCCAGCGATCCGAGCGGTTTGATCCACACCATTCTTGCCGGCGCGCAGCAGCCTTCCACGGCAAAAGCGCCTTCCATGCTGGCGATGCCGCCGTTTGCGCAGCGTCTGAGTGATGAAGAGGTAGCGCAGTTGGCGACCTTTATTCGCCAGGGCTGGAGCAACCAGGCGACGGCCGTCACGCCGGACGAGGTGGCTAAGGTACGTAAAAAGCTGCACTAA
- a CDS encoding GMC family oxidoreductase, with product MAQITKKEVDVVVCGLGWAGSLMSIELALAGLDVRALERGGERDYPDFAYPKPADEYAYNVRNKVFATPKEVAVTVRYNMDQTALPTRKWGAFAPGTGVGGAGMHWTAVLIRPTPTDIKLKTYVDQAYKPGILQDDMRVMDFPFTWEEIEPYYYKFELICGQSGNTGNLRGQILEGGDPFEGPRSEPYPLPALEDTLNNVMFKDAAKKLGYHPFPNPSACVSRAWKNLYGNQIAPCNYCGYCSKYPCLNYSKASPQTAVMDALKRMPNFSYEVHAEVVKVVLHEDGKTAKGVIYFDADGNEVFQPAKIVVLSSFQLYNVRLMLLSGIGKPYNPITEEGVVGRNYAFLSNGGATLFFKDKNFNSYATAGATGQMFNDISPGNFDGPGLGFLGGAKIHSSQATGTPIAASLPKGTPSWGMGYKEGLEQWYNHSMKISITTTCQSYRDIYLDLDPHYTDHRGLPLLRMTFNWKENELRLQQHLKGIVGDIAKELNPDSMSMSFLPMGADFDLTKYVSTHNVGGAVMGDNPKTSALNKYLQSWDVHNVFVPGGNAFPQNFQANPTDTIGAITLMAAQAIKEQYLKNPGPLVQA from the coding sequence ATGGCACAGATTACAAAGAAAGAAGTCGATGTCGTCGTATGCGGCCTTGGCTGGGCTGGCTCGCTGATGAGTATCGAGCTGGCGCTGGCCGGGCTGGACGTACGCGCCTTAGAGCGCGGCGGCGAGCGCGATTACCCGGATTTTGCCTATCCGAAACCGGCAGATGAATACGCCTATAACGTGCGCAATAAAGTGTTTGCCACGCCGAAAGAAGTGGCGGTGACCGTGCGTTACAACATGGACCAGACGGCGCTGCCCACCCGTAAATGGGGCGCGTTTGCGCCGGGCACCGGCGTGGGTGGCGCCGGTATGCACTGGACGGCGGTACTGATTCGTCCGACGCCAACCGACATCAAGCTGAAAACCTATGTCGATCAGGCCTACAAGCCGGGCATTTTGCAGGACGACATGCGCGTGATGGATTTCCCGTTCACCTGGGAAGAGATTGAGCCGTATTACTATAAGTTTGAACTGATCTGCGGCCAGTCCGGTAACACCGGTAACCTGCGCGGACAGATCCTCGAAGGCGGCGATCCGTTTGAAGGCCCGCGCTCAGAGCCCTATCCGCTGCCGGCGCTGGAAGATACGCTGAATAACGTGATGTTTAAGGACGCGGCGAAAAAGCTGGGCTACCATCCGTTCCCGAACCCGTCAGCCTGTGTCTCCCGCGCGTGGAAAAACCTGTACGGCAACCAGATTGCCCCCTGCAACTACTGTGGCTACTGCTCTAAATATCCCTGCCTGAACTACTCGAAAGCCTCCCCGCAGACGGCGGTAATGGATGCCCTGAAGCGCATGCCGAACTTCTCTTATGAAGTGCACGCCGAAGTGGTAAAAGTGGTGCTGCATGAGGATGGCAAAACGGCCAAAGGGGTGATCTACTTCGACGCAGACGGCAATGAAGTGTTCCAGCCGGCGAAGATTGTGGTGCTCTCCAGCTTCCAGCTGTACAACGTGCGCCTGATGCTGCTTTCCGGTATCGGCAAGCCTTATAACCCGATTACCGAAGAGGGTGTGGTAGGACGTAACTATGCGTTCCTCTCCAACGGCGGCGCGACGCTGTTCTTCAAAGACAAAAACTTCAACTCGTATGCCACCGCGGGCGCGACCGGGCAGATGTTTAACGACATTTCGCCGGGCAACTTTGACGGTCCGGGGCTGGGCTTCCTCGGCGGCGCGAAGATCCACAGCTCGCAGGCTACCGGCACCCCGATCGCCGCGTCGCTGCCGAAAGGCACGCCTTCCTGGGGCATGGGCTACAAAGAGGGGCTGGAGCAGTGGTACAACCATTCGATGAAGATCAGTATCACCACCACCTGCCAGTCGTATCGCGATATCTATCTGGATCTGGATCCGCACTACACTGACCATCGCGGTCTGCCGCTGCTGCGTATGACCTTTAACTGGAAAGAGAATGAGCTGCGCCTGCAGCAGCACCTGAAGGGCATTGTGGGGGATATCGCCAAAGAGCTGAACCCGGACAGCATGAGCATGAGCTTCCTGCCGATGGGGGCCGACTTCGACCTGACCAAATATGTCTCCACGCACAACGTCGGCGGCGCGGTGATGGGCGACAACCCGAAAACGTCAGCGCTGAACAAATACCTGCAAAGCTGGGACGTGCACAACGTGTTTGTACCGGGCGGTAACGCCTTCCCGCAGAACTTCCAGGCAAACCCGACCGATACCATCGGCGCGATTACCCTGATGGCGGCACAGGCGATCAAAGAGCAGTATCTGAAGAACCCCGGCCCACTGGTACAGGCATAA
- a CDS encoding gluconate 2-dehydrogenase subunit 3 family protein, which produces MLLEKPTTRRKFLLGSLLALPLTDLVLKGLTAAQAAEMAAPELADYKPIFFSDDEWQFILAATDRLIPAGGNGKAPGALETNVPIFIDQQLHSPEFGAEIYLQGPFDVHAPATMGYQIPFTPQQMYRTGIKLVTQWTQSHYQKAFHDLSAAGKDAVLTKMNKNDGIDFAALGEPNLKASQFFSQLLSDTKHGYLADPMYGGNKGMKAWIAIGFPGARASFTEWVTQHNVPYPLGPVSLAGARA; this is translated from the coding sequence ATGCTGTTAGAAAAACCCACCACCAGACGTAAATTTTTACTCGGGTCGTTACTGGCATTGCCATTAACGGACCTGGTATTAAAAGGACTGACCGCCGCGCAGGCTGCAGAAATGGCCGCCCCGGAACTCGCCGATTATAAACCGATCTTTTTCAGCGACGATGAGTGGCAATTTATTCTGGCCGCCACCGATCGGTTAATTCCTGCCGGCGGCAATGGCAAAGCACCGGGCGCGCTGGAAACCAACGTGCCGATCTTTATCGACCAGCAACTGCACAGCCCGGAATTTGGCGCAGAGATCTATCTGCAGGGGCCTTTTGACGTGCATGCGCCGGCCACGATGGGCTATCAGATTCCGTTTACGCCGCAGCAGATGTACCGCACCGGCATTAAGCTGGTGACGCAGTGGACGCAGAGTCATTATCAGAAAGCGTTCCATGACTTAAGCGCAGCCGGGAAAGATGCGGTGCTGACCAAAATGAACAAAAACGACGGTATCGACTTCGCCGCCCTCGGTGAGCCGAACCTGAAAGCCTCGCAGTTCTTCAGCCAGCTGCTTTCCGATACCAAACACGGTTACCTCGCCGATCCGATGTACGGCGGCAACAAAGGCATGAAAGCCTGGATCGCCATCGGCTTCCCGGGGGCACGTGCCAGCTTCACCGAATGGGTGACGCAGCATAACGTGCCGTATCCGCTTGGCCCGGTCAGCCTGGCAGGCGCGCGCGCCTGA
- a CDS encoding DUF445 domain-containing protein, producing MDKHQQLKRSKRLALALLLVAAAIFIITLFLPANFWVLGIKAIAEAAMVGALADWFAVVALFRRVPVPFISRHTAIIPRNKDRIGENLGRFVQEKFLDTDSLLALIRRHDPSHMLAQWLTQPGNADRVGHHLLQVMRGFLDLTDDARIQAFIRRAVHRALDNVDLTQSSAMMLDSLTKNNRHQALLDAAVEQLLRLLAKPGTRDMIATQIVRWLKREHPIKAKVLPTEWLGEHSAELVTNAVNSILDEVSRDQGHELRQGFNRAVQRLIERLKGDPEMAERAESIRRWLKEDEALNRYIGELWQDLRSWLKADLSSDDSRVQARVRLSAQWLGETLAADEALRRSMNQHLEEAARSVAPEFAAFLTRHISDTVKSWDAREMSQQIELNIGRDLQFIRINGTLVGGSIGLVLYLLSQLPLLVQAMR from the coding sequence ATGGATAAACATCAACAACTTAAACGCAGCAAGCGGCTGGCGCTGGCGCTGCTGCTGGTGGCAGCCGCCATCTTTATCATCACCCTGTTCCTGCCCGCTAATTTCTGGGTGCTGGGTATCAAAGCCATTGCTGAAGCGGCGATGGTCGGGGCGCTGGCGGACTGGTTTGCCGTGGTGGCGCTGTTTCGCCGCGTACCGGTGCCGTTTATCTCCCGCCATACGGCGATTATTCCACGCAATAAAGATCGCATCGGTGAGAATCTGGGCCGCTTCGTGCAGGAGAAGTTTCTGGATACCGATTCGCTGCTGGCGCTGATTCGCCGCCACGATCCGTCGCACATGCTGGCACAGTGGCTCACCCAGCCGGGCAATGCCGATCGCGTGGGCCACCATCTGCTGCAGGTGATGCGGGGTTTCCTGGATTTGACCGACGACGCGCGCATTCAGGCGTTTATTCGCCGGGCGGTGCACCGCGCACTGGATAACGTTGATCTCACCCAGTCCAGCGCCATGATGCTGGACAGCCTGACGAAAAATAACCGTCATCAGGCGCTGCTGGACGCCGCCGTGGAGCAGCTGCTGCGCCTGCTGGCAAAGCCAGGCACGCGCGACATGATCGCCACGCAGATCGTGCGCTGGCTGAAGCGCGAACACCCCATCAAGGCCAAAGTGCTGCCCACCGAATGGCTGGGGGAACACAGCGCGGAGCTGGTGACAAACGCGGTAAACTCGATCCTGGATGAAGTATCGCGCGACCAGGGACACGAGCTCCGTCAGGGCTTTAACCGCGCAGTACAGCGGCTGATTGAGCGACTGAAAGGCGATCCGGAGATGGCTGAACGCGCCGAATCCATCCGGCGCTGGCTGAAAGAAGATGAAGCGCTGAATCGGTATATCGGTGAGCTGTGGCAGGACCTGCGCAGCTGGCTGAAAGCAGATCTCAGCAGTGACGATTCGCGCGTACAGGCGCGGGTACGGTTGTCCGCGCAGTGGCTGGGGGAAACGCTGGCCGCCGACGAGGCGCTGCGCCGCTCCATGAACCAGCATCTGGAAGAGGCCGCGCGCAGCGTTGCGCCGGAATTCGCCGCGTTCCTGACGCGCCACATCAGCGACACGGTAAAAAGCTGGGATGCACGCGAGATGTCGCAGCAGATCGAACTGAATATCGGCCGCGATTTACAGTTTATCCGCATCAACGGCACGCTGGTGGGCGGCAGTATCGGCCTGGTGCTCTACTTGCTGTCCCAGCTGCCGCTGCTGGTGCAGGCGATGCGGTAA
- a CDS encoding ABC transporter substrate-binding protein has product MRAVLFLFTLWSSAFALQAATPKETLVVAVPLDGIISFDPAESFETVSNSVQRNLYQTLAEPDRTAPQRLAPLLATAWQPGAAPHSLRFTLRPDARFASGNPVTAEDVVFSLTRAVQLGKAPSFILAEFGWTPDNIAQQFSILNDHQLEMRWPAQIGQDLALRLLTAPVASIVDRKTVLQHSVNNDSGNGWLHTHSAGSGAFVLQQYVPQQALVLTASPQAQPQPALKHVLLKGVADAGARRLLVQQGDVDVAYQLGPDQIDALKGDKSLRIEAFPSSLIYYLGFNTQDGTQPALGNPALWQAARWLVDYHTLSAALLKDQYRVHQSFLPAGFDGALTDQPFHYDVAKAKAILAKGGIPPGTTFSLTVINQPPYIDVAQALQASFAQADVHIQLQPVAESTLWSKMRGRDFQSIFIYWGADYIDPNSNASAFAYNVPGGAKTLAWRTGWNIPALSASTRAAAGESDAARRRALYRDLQQRVQQDSPFVVMLQGAQQVAVRNNVTHVQQGIGVSLLFFDTVQKQ; this is encoded by the coding sequence ATGCGCGCAGTCCTCTTTCTTTTTACCCTGTGGAGCAGTGCGTTTGCCCTGCAGGCGGCTACCCCCAAAGAGACGCTGGTGGTGGCGGTGCCGCTTGATGGCATCATCAGCTTTGACCCGGCAGAAAGTTTTGAAACCGTCAGCAACAGCGTACAGCGCAACCTGTATCAGACGCTGGCAGAACCCGATCGCACCGCGCCGCAACGGCTGGCGCCGCTGCTGGCCACGGCATGGCAGCCCGGCGCTGCGCCGCACAGCCTGCGTTTTACGCTCCGGCCGGACGCACGCTTTGCCAGCGGCAATCCGGTGACGGCAGAAGATGTGGTGTTTTCCCTGACGCGCGCGGTGCAGCTGGGTAAAGCGCCTTCGTTTATTCTGGCCGAATTTGGCTGGACGCCGGATAACATCGCGCAACAGTTCAGCATCCTCAATGACCATCAGCTGGAGATGCGCTGGCCGGCGCAGATTGGTCAGGATCTGGCGCTGCGTCTGCTGACCGCGCCGGTGGCCTCCATTGTGGATCGTAAAACCGTGCTGCAGCACAGCGTGAACAACGACAGCGGCAACGGCTGGCTGCATACGCACTCGGCCGGCAGCGGCGCGTTTGTGCTGCAGCAGTATGTGCCGCAGCAGGCGCTGGTGCTGACTGCCAGCCCGCAGGCACAGCCGCAGCCAGCGCTGAAACACGTGTTGCTGAAAGGCGTGGCCGATGCCGGTGCGCGGCGTCTGCTGGTTCAGCAGGGCGATGTGGACGTGGCTTATCAGCTGGGGCCGGATCAGATTGATGCGCTGAAAGGGGATAAAAGCCTGCGCATTGAGGCTTTCCCTTCCAGCCTGATCTACTACCTCGGCTTTAACACGCAGGATGGCACGCAGCCGGCGCTCGGTAATCCGGCGCTGTGGCAGGCGGCACGCTGGCTGGTGGATTACCACACCCTGTCCGCCGCGTTACTCAAGGACCAGTACCGCGTGCACCAGAGCTTCCTGCCGGCAGGGTTTGACGGCGCGCTGACGGATCAGCCCTTCCACTATGATGTGGCGAAAGCCAAAGCGATCCTGGCGAAAGGCGGCATTCCGCCCGGCACCACCTTTTCGCTGACGGTGATCAACCAGCCGCCCTATATTGATGTGGCGCAGGCGCTGCAGGCCAGCTTTGCGCAGGCCGATGTACACATTCAGCTGCAGCCGGTGGCGGAATCCACGCTGTGGAGCAAAATGCGCGGCCGGGATTTTCAGTCGATCTTTATCTACTGGGGCGCCGATTATATCGATCCCAACTCCAATGCCAGCGCCTTTGCTTACAACGTACCGGGCGGGGCAAAAACGCTGGCCTGGCGCACAGGCTGGAACATCCCGGCGCTGAGCGCCAGCACGCGCGCTGCCGCCGGTGAAAGCGATGCGGCACGGCGTCGCGCCCTGTATCGCGATCTGCAACAGCGCGTGCAGCAGGATTCGCCGTTTGTGGTGATGCTGCAGGGTGCGCAGCAGGTGGCGGTGCGCAATAACGTCACCCATGTGCAGCAGGGCATCGGCGTAAGCCTGCTGTTTTTTGATACGGTACAGAAGCAGTAG
- a CDS encoding helicase HerA-like C-terminal domain-containing protein produces MTRPLLIAQTPEIQLHLLPEMANRHGLITGATGTGKTVTLQKLAESFSDIGVPVFMADVKGDLTGIATAGEASDKLLARLAQIGVSDWQPQQNPVMVWDIFGQQGHPVRATVSDLGPLLLARLLNLNEVQSSVLQIIFRIADDQGLLLLDFKDLRAMTQYIGDNAKAFQTQYGNINSASVGAIQRGLLSLEQQGAEHFFGEPMLDIHDWIRCDAQGKGFINILSAEKLYQMPKLYATSLLWLLAELYEQLPEAGDRDKPKMVFFFDEAHLLFNDAPPVLLEKVEQVMRLIRSKGVGVYFVTQNPADIPDNVLGQLGNRVQHALRAFTPKDQKAVKSAADTLRANPAFTTVEAIQALGTGEALISFLDEKGSPSMVQRAMVIAPGSRMGPLSQDERNGLINHSPLYGKYDSAVDRESAFEMLQQGVQQAPQQSHAPEAKGNSVAVDEGILGGLKDILFGSTGPRGGRRDGVVQSVAKSAARQVTNQIIRGVLGSLLGGRRR; encoded by the coding sequence ATGACCCGCCCGTTGCTGATCGCCCAGACACCTGAGATTCAACTTCACCTGCTGCCGGAGATGGCCAATCGCCACGGCCTGATTACCGGGGCCACCGGCACCGGGAAAACCGTCACGCTGCAGAAGCTGGCGGAGTCCTTTTCTGATATTGGCGTGCCGGTGTTTATGGCCGACGTCAAAGGCGATCTCACCGGCATCGCGACCGCCGGCGAAGCCTCGGACAAGCTGCTGGCGCGCCTGGCGCAGATCGGCGTTAGCGACTGGCAGCCGCAGCAGAATCCGGTGATGGTGTGGGATATCTTCGGTCAGCAGGGGCATCCGGTGCGCGCGACGGTGTCCGATCTCGGCCCGCTGCTGCTGGCGCGGCTGCTGAACCTCAACGAGGTGCAGTCCAGCGTACTGCAGATCATCTTCCGCATTGCAGACGACCAGGGGCTGCTGTTGCTGGATTTCAAAGACCTGCGCGCCATGACGCAGTATATCGGCGACAATGCCAAAGCGTTTCAGACGCAGTACGGCAACATCAACAGTGCCTCGGTGGGCGCCATCCAGCGCGGGCTGCTGTCGCTGGAGCAGCAAGGCGCGGAGCACTTCTTTGGTGAGCCGATGCTGGATATCCATGACTGGATACGCTGCGATGCGCAGGGCAAAGGCTTTATCAACATTCTCTCGGCAGAGAAGCTGTACCAGATGCCCAAACTGTATGCCACCAGCCTGCTGTGGCTGCTGGCGGAGCTGTATGAGCAGTTGCCGGAAGCGGGCGATCGGGATAAGCCGAAGATGGTCTTCTTCTTTGACGAGGCGCACCTGCTGTTTAACGATGCACCGCCGGTGCTGCTGGAGAAGGTTGAACAGGTAATGCGCCTGATCCGCTCCAAAGGCGTGGGCGTCTATTTTGTCACCCAGAACCCGGCGGACATTCCGGATAACGTGCTTGGGCAACTCGGCAACCGCGTGCAGCATGCGCTGCGCGCCTTTACGCCCAAAGACCAGAAAGCGGTAAAAAGCGCCGCCGACACCCTGCGCGCGAACCCGGCCTTTACTACCGTGGAGGCCATTCAGGCGCTTGGCACCGGCGAAGCGCTGATCTCCTTCCTTGATGAGAAAGGCAGCCCCTCAATGGTGCAGCGCGCCATGGTGATCGCGCCCGGCTCGCGCATGGGACCGCTGAGCCAGGATGAGCGTAACGGACTGATTAACCACTCGCCGCTGTACGGCAAATACGACAGCGCGGTCGATCGCGAATCGGCGTTTGAAATGCTGCAACAGGGCGTACAGCAGGCACCGCAGCAAAGCCATGCGCCGGAAGCCAAAGGCAACAGCGTGGCGGTGGATGAGGGTATTCTGGGCGGCCTGAAGGATATCCTGTTTGGCAGCACCGGCCCGCGCGGCGGCAGGCGCGACGGCGTGGTACAGAGCGTGGCAAAAAGCGCGGCGCGCCAGGTGACGAACCAGATTATCCGCGGCGTACTCGGCAGCCTGCTGGGTGGACGCCGTCGCTGA
- a CDS encoding carboxymuconolactone decarboxylase family protein produces MSSRVNLFTSLPAMAKNLSALSLALSNASLDKQLKYLTDVRASQLNHCAFCLDMHVKEAKLHGERELRLHHVAIWRESPLFSAREKAALALTEALTRPDAHGVSDALYSELQAHFSETEIAELMFSLATINAWNRLMVATKVTPGSLDSAYGLDRADLR; encoded by the coding sequence ATGTCATCACGCGTGAATCTTTTTACCAGCCTGCCAGCGATGGCAAAAAACCTGAGCGCACTCTCGCTGGCGCTGAGCAACGCCTCGCTGGATAAGCAGCTAAAGTACCTGACCGATGTGCGCGCCTCCCAGCTTAACCACTGCGCTTTCTGCCTTGATATGCATGTCAAAGAGGCGAAGCTGCACGGTGAGCGCGAACTGCGCCTGCATCATGTGGCGATCTGGCGTGAATCACCGCTGTTCAGCGCCAGGGAAAAAGCGGCGCTGGCGCTGACGGAAGCCCTTACCCGCCCCGACGCGCACGGCGTTAGCGATGCGCTGTACAGTGAGCTACAGGCGCACTTCTCTGAGACAGAGATAGCAGAGCTGATGTTCAGCCTTGCCACTATCAACGCCTGGAACCGCCTGATGGTAGCGACCAAAGTCACGCCGGGCTCGCTGGACAGCGCCTATGGGCTGGATCGTGCTGATTTACGTTAA